The nucleotide sequence AAAATTACTTGCAGCGAAATAAAGGCGCAATAAATGACACTGAAAAGTTTAGCCGAACGTTTATATATATTAAAACCGTTATTAAACACGGCTTTCGTTATCGGTTTGGTTTTTATCGTATTTTTATTTTTTTCAGCATCCATTGAAAATCAAAACAGCTTTGCTGTGCCCAGTTTATTGCTCGCGACATGGAGTTTACTGTTAAGTGCATTAATCGGTTTACTGGTTAATACCCCAGGAGATGAGCCGACTAAAGGCTGGTTTGCAGCGATAAAAAAACGCTTAGCTAAGTTTTTTTTTAATGTCATCGCTATCGCTTTTGTTTTGATCAGCCTAGCATTGCTTTATGCAACGATAAAGCTATTGAGTTTGTCGTAATCTACTTTAATCATTAGCACGGTTAGTTATGCTGACTCGCTAAGCTCTTAACTTAAGTTATCGAGTTAAGCTCTCAAGTTAAGTTCTGAAGTTAAGCCAAGTCGCGTTTATTTTTAAGGGCAGCAATGACAAAAAAATATTTACATGGCAAAGGTCAAATCGATAAAATCTTTCCTGATGATGATAAAGGCACTCACCATCAAAAATTTAGCGTTAAATTGAAAAATAATAAATCGGTGTTGGTGATACATAATATTGATGTTTGTCGACGCATTCCGGATCTAAAAGTTGGCGATGAAATTGAATTTTACGGCGTCTATCAGTGGAATCGCTTTGGTGGCTTAGTACATTGGACACATGGTGGCGAATCACTTGCGGATACTGGCCATACAGCAGGTTGGATAAAATACAATGGCATGACCTATCAATGACCTATCAATGACCTATCAATAAGTAATCGACTGAGCTACTGAATTTTTTAAATCCGCATTCGTATGACATTTATCCTTATTACTAGCATTTTTATCAAGGTAGATACAACAGTGATAATGCTGACAGTAAAACTCAGGCACAGCCCACAAGCCATATCGATAACATTACATGCAGCTAGTGAATATCACAGAATTAAAAAAGGTGCTCAATTTGAGCACCTTTATCACGATTAAGACCGTCACGACGAAAGCTATATTTAATAAGGCAACGGCTATGAAAGCAATGCCTATAAGGTTATTCGCTTTATAACCGAGCGTACTGCCTCGTTAGTAACGTTTTTACAAAGCCTAAAGCTCGTCTAAAGAGATATTAAGCGCTTTTGCAATACCTTCACCGTAAGCTTGTGCCGCTTTCAAACAGTTACCTATATGGCGCTTTTGTACTTCAATAGATGCACCACCGATTGAAGCCGCTGTATTTGAAAATAGCACTTGCTGTTGCTCTGATGTCATTAAGTTAAATAATGCACCAGGCTGTGAGTAGTAATCTTCATCTTCTCGATGATCCCAATGCTTAGCAGATCCCGATAAGCTTAAAGGCGGCTCTGAAAAATCAGGTTGTTCTTGCCATTCACCTTGACTATTTGGCTCATAGCCAATCGTGCCACCATGATTACCATCAACTCGCATAGCACCATCTCGGTGATAACTGTGCACAGGACAACGCGGCGCATTCACAGGAATTGAGCTGTGGTTCACACCTAAACGGTAACGCTGAGCATCGCCGTATGAAAATAATCGACCTTGTAGCATTTTGTCAGGTGAAAAACTAATACCTGGCACTATGTTGGCCGGATTAAACGCGGCTTGTTCAACTTCCGCAAAGTAGTTTTCAGGGTTTCTGTTTAACTCTAAAACACCCACATCAATCAGTGGATAATCACCGTGTGGCCATACTTTAGTTAAATCAAAAGGATTATATGGCGAATTCTGTGCTTGCTCGTCAGTCATGACTTGAATTTGTAACTGCCAAGAAGGTTTTTCACCAGCTTCTATGGTGTTATATAAATCAGCTTGATGACTTTCTCTGTCTTCACCAATGAGTTTATTCGCTTCGGCGTCAGTTAAATTTTTAATACCTTGATTAGATCTAAAATGAAATTTCACCCAAAAACGTTCATTGTCAGCATTAATTAAGCTAAATGTATGGCTACCAAAGCCATGCATATGGCGATAACTGGCAGGAATTCCACGTTCACTCATTACGATAGTCACTTGATGCAATGCTTCGGGTAACGAAGTCCAAAAGTCCCAATTATTTTGAGCGCTGCGCATATTGGTACGGGGATCACGTTTCACGGCATGGTTTAAATCCGGAAATTTTAGAGGATCACGTAAAAAGAAAACCGGCGTATTATTGCCGACCAGATCCCAGTTGCCTTCTTCAGTGTAAAACTTTAAAGCAAAGCCTCTGATATCGCGTTCAGCGTCAGCGGCACCACGTTCGCCGGCAACAGTACTAAATCGGGCAAAGAATTCGGTTTGTTTACCAATATCAGAGAATATTTTTGCTCTGGTATATTGGCTAATGTCATGTGTTACGGTGAATGTACCGTAAGCGCTAGAGCCTTTAGCATGCATACGTCTTTCAGGGATAACTTCACGATCGAAATGTGCTAACTTTTCTAAAAACCAAACATCCTGTAGTAATTGTGGGCCTTGTTTACCTGCGGTCATAACGTTTTGGTTATCAGCAACAGGACAACCTGCGCTAGTCGTTAATTTCTTTTTCATTATACTTTCCTCTACCTGATTATTGATGTTTACATAGTTAGCATAACTTAATTTTTAAGATGTTAAAAATCGATTGATTTTATGGTTGTGATAGGTTTTTTCTATTGCAGTGGTGGTGATGTTATTATTAGAAATTATGATGGCAACCAACGCTGATTTATCGACGTTTTTTAGATATTCGCTTGATGAAAAAAATAAAGCCCTAGCTAAATAAATAACTAGGGCTTAAATATTATTAATTTTTTAGTAAATTAAAACTGTGATTTACGATATTTTTCGCAAGCAATTTCATCTTCACATTCACCGTATAGGTATAAGCTGTGATTAGTTAGTTTTACTTTATGTAATTTTGCAATATCTTCTTGGCGCTGTTCAATAACGTCATCTTCAAATTCAATAACTTTGCCACAATTTAGACAAACTAAATGGTCATGATGATTTTTATGGCTTAATTCAAATACCGACTTACCACCTTCAAAGTGATGGCGAGTAACAATACCAGCATCATCAAATTGGTTTAACACACGATACACTGTTGCTAGCCCAATTTCTTCATGCTGCTCAAGTAAAATTTTGTATACGTCTTCAGCACTGATGTGTTGGTTGTCTGGATTTTGTAAAATAGCTAAAATTTTGATGCGCGGCAGAGTAATTTTCAATCCGGCTCTTTTTAGTTCTTCATTTTGTTCAGGCATTAATTTAAATCTCTACATCGGGCTTTCATTTAAATAAAATTATAAGAGGTTATGCCTTTAGTTGAAAGCGATAGTTATCATTGATTATCAATTTTGTTGGTTTTATTGGCCTAAGGCGGCATAATATCTTTTCTTGTTTGATGAATTTTCCGTATAAACCATACGGTTTATACGGGTACTCAGCCTTTAAAATTAACC is from Colwellia sp. Arc7-635 and encodes:
- a CDS encoding catalase codes for the protein MKKKLTTSAGCPVADNQNVMTAGKQGPQLLQDVWFLEKLAHFDREVIPERRMHAKGSSAYGTFTVTHDISQYTRAKIFSDIGKQTEFFARFSTVAGERGAADAERDIRGFALKFYTEEGNWDLVGNNTPVFFLRDPLKFPDLNHAVKRDPRTNMRSAQNNWDFWTSLPEALHQVTIVMSERGIPASYRHMHGFGSHTFSLINADNERFWVKFHFRSNQGIKNLTDAEANKLIGEDRESHQADLYNTIEAGEKPSWQLQIQVMTDEQAQNSPYNPFDLTKVWPHGDYPLIDVGVLELNRNPENYFAEVEQAAFNPANIVPGISFSPDKMLQGRLFSYGDAQRYRLGVNHSSIPVNAPRCPVHSYHRDGAMRVDGNHGGTIGYEPNSQGEWQEQPDFSEPPLSLSGSAKHWDHREDEDYYSQPGALFNLMTSEQQQVLFSNTAASIGGASIEVQKRHIGNCLKAAQAYGEGIAKALNISLDEL
- the fur gene encoding ferric iron uptake transcriptional regulator; its protein translation is MPEQNEELKRAGLKITLPRIKILAILQNPDNQHISAEDVYKILLEQHEEIGLATVYRVLNQFDDAGIVTRHHFEGGKSVFELSHKNHHDHLVCLNCGKVIEFEDDVIEQRQEDIAKLHKVKLTNHSLYLYGECEDEIACEKYRKSQF
- a CDS encoding DUF3465 domain-containing protein; the protein is MTKKYLHGKGQIDKIFPDDDKGTHHQKFSVKLKNNKSVLVIHNIDVCRRIPDLKVGDEIEFYGVYQWNRFGGLVHWTHGGESLADTGHTAGWIKYNGMTYQ